One Salvia splendens isolate huo1 chromosome 12, SspV2, whole genome shotgun sequence genomic window carries:
- the LOC121757755 gene encoding uncharacterized protein LOC121757755 — protein sequence MADDEAVQPVDAKEPIELLILLEEILRNHRQNMLLVCMLISVAKSNSHKRKWGGRGIPEVMIDSIPAHVKQLDRLTRVSDRSCLDNLRMDRNTFGKLCRILRDRTGLIDQKFVTVEEQVAMFLSILAHHKKTRVVRHDFMRSSETVSKYTHMVLRGVLSLHELLLVKPEPVDDDCTESRWKWFKVGRVPQVIRGYYVMQSAVLSALKYPKVKHFVIHSIVTRAGLKLTFSWAFTFADCYYLCDNAYANSEGFITTYKGIRYHLKEWGNGTQAPQTPEELFNLKHSKARNVIERSFALLKMRWGILRSPSYYPIEVQTGLIIACFLLHNFIRTHMEVDPYEELLGVHYDDGYVSDHDDPVLATISTVAPTPMWSKKRDDLAAAMWAERNTV from the exons ATGGCCGACGACGAAGCTGTTCAGCCG GTGGATGCTAAGGAACCAATCGAGCTACTGATTTTGCTTGAGGAAATACTAAGAAACCATAGGCAAAACATGCTCCTTGTATGCATGCTTATATCTGTGGCCAAATCCAATTCACATAAAAGGAAATGGGGTGGAAGGGGGATCCCAGAGGTAATGATTGACTCCATTCCTGCTCATGTAAAACAGTTGGACAGGCTTACTCGGGTTTCTGATCGTTCATGTCTAGACAATCTGCGTATGGATAGAAACACTTTCGGTAAATTATGTCGAATTCTGCGTGATCGCACTGGATTAATAGACCAAAAATTTGTAACCGTCGAGGAACAAGTTGCTATGTTTTTGTCCATTCTTGCACACCATAAAAAGACACGGGTTGTACGCCACGATTTCATGCGTTCTTCTGAAACAGTTTCTAAATACACACATATGGTGCTTCGTGGTGTGCTCAGTTTGCATGAGTTGTTGTTAGTTAAACCTGAACCGGTTGACGATGACTGCACGGAATCAAGATGGAAGTGGTTTAAG GTTGGGAGGGTTCCGCAGGTGATTCGAGGGTATTACGTGATGCAATCAGCCGTCCTCTCGGCCTTAAAGTAcccaaaggtaaaacattttgtTATCCACTCTATAGTGACGAGGGCAGGCTTGAAGCTAACCTTTTCATGGGCTTTCACATTTGCAGATTGCTATTACCTATGTGACAATGCGTATGCCAACAGCGAAGGATTCATCACCACGTACAAAGGCATTCGGTACCATCTGAAGGAGTGGGGTAACGGAACTCAAGCACCTCAAACACCCGAAGAATTGTTTAACTTGAAGCACTCTAAAGCACGGAATGTGATTGAGCGTTCGTTTGCATTGCTCAAGATGCGCTGGGGAATTCTTCGCAGCCCAAGCTACTATCCTATCGAGGTCCAAACGGGTTTgataattgcttgtttcttgCTTCACAATTTTATACGTACTCACATGGAGGTGGATCCATACGAGGAATTGTTAGGAGTTCACTATGACGACGGGTATGTGAGTGATCACGATGACCCTGTGTTGGCCACTATCTCAACCGTCGCGCCGACACCAATGTGGTCGAAGAAGAGGGACGACCTTGCTGCTGCAATGTGGGCTGAGAGGAATACCGTGTGA